The sequence CTCGCGCTCGGGTTCGTGATGCGCCACCCCACCCGACTGCGCGCCGACCTCTGCTGGGAGCAGGTGCACGCCGCTGGGACGCCCGGCTTCAACGATGCGCTCGAGGCGCTCCTCGGCTACGACTTCCGCGACCGCCTCAGCGAGATCTCCTGCCCGACGCTGATCGTGTGGGGCAAGGAGGACATGATGGTGCCGGTGAGGGACGCGGACGAGTTCGAGCGACTGATCCCCAACTCGCGCAAGCTGCTGATGGAGGACACCGGCCACGTGCCGATGCTCGAGCGGCCGCTGAAGTTCAACGAATGTCTGGTGGAGTTCCTCGCCGAGTCACGCGAGGCGCCGCGGAGCGAAGCCGAAGCGACCGTCTAGCGGCGCCCCGGTCCACCCGCGCGCGCCCCAATCAGGCGGTTATCGCACCCTCGGACGCCGATTTCACCTGGCGCGCGTATTTCGCGAGCACGCCGGACCGGTAGGGCGAAGGCGGCGGCTCGTAGGCTGCCACCCGCTCCGCGATCTCCTCGTCGGACAGCTGCACGCGCAGTTCCCGCGCTGCGACGTCGAACTCGATGATGTCGCCGTCGCGCACCGCCGCGATGGGCCCGCCGTGCAACGCCTCCGGCGCCACATGACCGGCCATGAGCCCGTGCGTGGCCCCCGAGAAGCGCCCGTCCGTGAGAAGAGCGACCTGCTCACCCAGCCCCTCGCCTACTAGGGCCGCGGTGACGTGCAGCATCTCGCGCATCCCGGGCCCGCCCGCTGGCCCCTCGTTGCGGATCACCACCACGTCGCCTGCCTTGATGTGCGACGCCGCCACCGCCTTGAACGCCTCCTCCTCCGACTCGAACACCCGCGCCGGGCCGCTATGGCTCCGCCGCTCGTGGCCGGCAAGCTTGACCACACATCCCTCGGGGGCGAGGTTGCCGCGAAGGATCGCGAGCCCGCCGGTGGGCTGCAGCGGATCGTCGAGCGTACGGACCACCTGCTGGCCGTCCGGCTCCTCGACCTTCTCCGCCTCTTCAGCAATCGTGGTGCCGGCCACGGTGGGCGCGTCACCGTGGATCAGACCGGCATCGAGCAGCCGCTTGACCACGAGCCGCATCCCGCCGGCCCTGTAGAGATCGACCGCCACGAAGCGGCCGCCGGGCTTCAGATCAGCGATCAATGGGGTCCGGGCGCTGATCTCGTCGAAGTCGTCGATCGACAGCTCCACCCCCGCCTCGCTCGCGATCGCGAGCAGGTGCAGCACGGCGTTGGTGGATCCGCCGGTGGCGGCCACGCAGGCGATCGCATTCTCGAGCGACTGCCGCGTGATCACGCTGCTCGGCAGCAGGTCCTTCTGGACGAGCTCCACCACGAGCCGGCCGCAGTCCTCCGCCACCTGGCCCTTCTTGCCGTCCTCGGCGGGCACCATCCCGCTGCCCATCGGCGAGATGCCGAGGACCTCGAACGCCGTGGCCATCGTGTTCGCGGTGTACTGGCCGCCGCAGGCACCCGCCCCCGGCGACGCCACGCCCTCGAGCTCGTTCAGGTCCGCGTCGCTCATGTCGCCCGCAGCATGAGCGCCAACCGCTTCGAAGACGTCCTGGATCGTCACGTCGCGCCCCCGGAACTGGCCGGGCATGATCGTCCCGCCGTAGAGCATCAGGCCGGGGATGTTGAGCCGCGCGAGTGCCATCACGCAGCCCGGGATCGTCTTGTCGCAGCCGGACATCGCAATCACGCCGTCGAACATGTGCCCGCGCGCGACGAGCTCGATCGAGTCCGCGATCACCTCACGGCTGACGAGCGACGTCTTCATGCCGGCTGTGCCCATCGTGATCCCGTCGGAGATCGCGACGGTGTTGAACTCCATCGGCGTTCCCCCGGCGGCTCGCACGCCCTCCTTCACGCGCTCGGCCAGGCGCCGCAAATGGAAGTTGCACGGCATCGTCTCGGTCCAGGTGTTGGCGACGCCGATGATCGGCCGGTTGAGGGCGTCCTCGTCGTACCCGATTCCCTTCAGGTAAGCCCGGGCCGCGGCCCGCTCGGGACCGTCGAGAATCACCCGGCTGTGACGCCGGGAGTCCGCGCTCACGTCTGGTGCGCCTCGAACGAGCCCGAACCGCGCTGCTGGCGTTCCCACTCCGCGAGCCGCCAGAGGTCGCGCCTGACGCGCCCTGGATCCACCTGCCGTCCCGGCAGGTGCATGTTCGCGTTGCGGATGAGGTGCTCCTCGTCGCCGGTGAGTGCCATCCACTTGGCAAGCACGTCGTCCGAGTCGGGGAGGCGCGAGTGCGAGATCGCCCGCGTGAGGTCGGGAAACTCGACGCAGTACTCGCTGAGCAGCCGCCGGGTCTTGGGCACGTACGCCACGATCGGCTTGTGCGGGTACACGAGGTACGCGTACGCCGGCTCTCCGGTCGCGGGATCCGGCTGACCCAGGCGACCCCCGACTCGAATGAACCCGAGGTCGCGGTACATCGCCCACTCCTCCTCGTTCACGCACGAGCGCAGAAGCTCGCGAGCGCGCTGTTCGGCACGCCGCTCGCCCCCGGGGTCGTGGAGCTCGAAGCGCTCCCTCCGCCGCGCCCGCCGCCGGATCGCTCGCGACTCGCCTCTGTTCGTCCACAGACCGACGAGCGTCGGCAGAGCGAGCACTACGGCGACGAGGGCCAGGGCTAGGAGGGCTAGGAGCAAGGTGATCCTTCCCGCTCAGCCACCGGCCGCACGCGGGAAGAAGATCACGCGCTCGGCATCCGTCGGAATCTCCGCGTAGTCGCGGACCATCTGCGCTTCCTTGCGGCCGCTCCCTGGGGCCACGGTCGGCACGGCCGCCCACATTCCCTCGTCGAGCTGGCGCCGGAACTCCTCGATGAGCCGCTCTTCGTCCTCGCGCAGCTGCGGGTCGCCTTCGGCCAACAAGACCTCTCCGAACCCGGGCTTCATGCGAAGGAACTTGATGATGGGCCTCCTTTGAAGATCCTCGACCGCCCGCGATCGATGCGAGCGGGCCTTCGCCGATTATGCCAGAGCCCAGCGGCCAGTCGGACCGCGCCGGGTGGCCTGTGGTCCGGCAGCGGACGAGGCTCGGGATCAGCCCGCGCCCGGGGACCGCGCGGCCAGGTTGAACACGTCCACGGGGCCCGCGCCAGCTCCTAACCCAGCGAGACCGTGCGCCACGGCTTCTGAGGCGATCGTCTTCGCACGGCGTGCGGCCTCGAGGGGCGTGCATCCAAGCGCGATGTACGCAGCAAGCGCCGACGAGTGGGTACACCCCGAGCCGTGGGCAGAGCCGTCGTGGTGCCTCTCCCCCGGGATCTCCACCAGCTCGCGCCCGTCGAAGAAGACGTCCACCGCCTGCTCGCGGTGCCCGCCGGTGACGACCACATTGGCCGGCCCGAGCAGATGCACGGCCTGAGCGAGTTCCTCGGCGAACACGTCGCTTCCGAGGCCACTCAGTACGCGTGCCTCGGGCAGGTTCGGTGTGACCACCGTAGCCCGCGGAAGGAGCGTGTCCCGCAGCGCCTGCACCGCGTCCTCGTCGAGGAGCCGGGCGCCGCTCTCGGCAACCATCACCGGATCGATCACCACCGGAGCGCCGCCGGTGCGATCCAGCGCTTGCGAAACGGCCTCGATGGTCTCGACGTTCCCGAGCATTCCGATCTTCACCACATCGACTCCGATGTCCTCCGCCACCGCCGCCACCTGCTCCACGATGGCCAGGGGCGGCAGCGGGTAGACGCCCCGTACCTCTACGGTGTTCTGAACCGTGATCGCGGTGATCGCCGTCGCGCCGTGGACGCCACAGCGGGCGAATGCCTTCAGGTCGGCCTGGATTCCGGCCCCACCGCCGGAGTCCGAGCCGGCGATCGAGAGGGCGCAGGGAACCCGTCGAGAAGCGTCGCTCGTCATGCGCCACGAGCATAGGCAGCCTCAGCATTGTGCCGCCCGCTGGTACCAGCCGATCGCGCCGACGACGATCAATCCCTCCACCTCGAGCTCGCCGAGGGCGGAGCGCACCTCGGGTGCTGTCATCCCGGTTCGGGCGACGATCTCGCCGACGCCCTCCCCGGCCTCCACCCCGTCGAGCACGGCGCGCAGCCGAGGCTCGAGCGCGAGCACGCGGCTCGCGGGTTTGCCACGGGGGCCGTGCGGCCCGTTCCCCACGCCGAAGATCTCGTCGAGGATGTCCTCGGTCCCACGGATGGTCGCCGCGCCGTCGCGTAGGAGCCGGTTGTTGCCAGCGGCCAGGCGCGACGTAACTTGTCCGGGGACTGCGCCCACGATCTTGCCCAGGTCATGCGCAAAGTCCGCCGTGATGAGCGAGCCCGACGGGTCCGCCGCCTCAACGACGACGGTGATCGCTCCGAGCGCGGCCATGATGCGATTCCTGGCAGGGAAGCTCCACCGGAACGGCCGGCAGCCGGGCGGCAGCTCCGACAGCACAATGCCCGCGTCGCGGACCTCGCGATGGAGCTTGTAGTGGCGTGCCGGATACGCGACATCGGGGCCGCAGGCGAGGACGGCCAGTGGCCGCCCGTTGCCCGCCAGCGCCCCGCGATGCGCAAACCCGTCAACGCCGAGGGCTAGACCGCTGATCACCGTGACCCCGGCGACCGCCAAGCCCCGCCCGAGCTCGCGCGCCAGCTCGATCCCATAGGGCGACGGCCGTCGGGTGCCGACAATCGTCGCGGCGGGCTGTGCGAGCAGCTCCACGAGCCGCTCCGGAAGCCCGGTGCAGTACAGGACGCGCGGCGGGTCCGACAGTCGCAGCAGCCCCTGCGGGAACTGCGCGGCGTGCCGGCAGATCGCGAAGACCTCGGCCTGGATCAACTCTTCAAGCGCCCGGTCGGGATCGAATGTCTCCACGAAGCGTCTCGCAGCATTTGCGCTGCGGCCGCTCGCAACTCGATCGATCAAGCTGTCCTCATCGAGGTCGAGCAGCCCCGAGGGACGCTGCCTAGGTCTGTCCAGCAGCCCGGCGATGCGCGGCGCGAGGTGCGCGATCAGATGGCTGTGCCGCAGGCAGTCCGTGCACACGCTCATGCCGCAGCCCCCAGGGGAAACGTGAGCTTGTATCCGATCGCCTCGTCAACGTCATTGACGTTCACCATCGGCCGGCCATCGAGATCAGCGATCGTCCTGGCGAGCCGCAGAACGCGGTCGTGGCCACGCGCGCTGAGCGGCGAATTGGCGTTGCCCTGCATGAGACGGCGCCGCGCGTCCTCAGGCAGTCTGACGTGAAGCGCGGTGAGTCGCGCGTCCATCTCGGCGTTGGAATGAATGGCGGCACCCGTGAACCGGGCCATCTGTATTTCGCGTGCGGCAAGCACGCGTTGACGCACCCTGGCCGAGCTCTCCGGACGCCCGGTGGCTGCCTGCAGCTGCGGCGACGCGTCGAGCTGGCAGACCAGGTCTATTCGGTCGATGAGCGGCGCGCTCAGCCGCTGGTGGTAGCGAAAGCGATCCCGCGGACGGCACGTACATTCGACCGGTGGCCGCGCGCACGGGCAGCTGTTGCATGCCCCGATCAGCATCGTTGCAGCGGGGAAGACCAGCGACCGCTGACCGCGGGTGACCTTCACCACCCCTTCCTCGAGCGGCTGCCGAAGGGCCTCGAGCGACGGACGCGAGAACTCCGCCAGCTCGTCGAGAAACAGGACACCTCGGTGCGCGAGCGTTATCTCGCCGGGGCGAGGGGTGCTCCCGCCTCCGACGAGGCCTGATGGGGAGATCGTGTGGTGTGGCGCCCGAAACGGCCGTTCCTGCGCGAGCGTCCCGTCGCTGATCCCGGCCACGCTGTGGACGCGCGTGATCTCGAGCGCCTCATCGAAGCTCGGCGGCGGCAGAATGCCTGGCAGCCGGCGCGCGAGCATCGTCTTGCCAGCGCCCGGCGGCCCGATCATGAGCAGGTTGTGGCCGCCGGCGGCGGCGATCTCGAGCGCGCGGCGCGCATCTGCCTGGCCCTGCACCTCGTCGAGGTCGGGACGTATCTCGCGCGAGCGATCCTGCTGCGTCCTCGCGGCGGGAGCGGGCGGACTCCACCGACCCGCGACCAGGTCCACGAGACGCCGCAAGCTCGGCGCGCCAAGCACTTCGATCCCGTCGACCAGTGCGGCCTCCGCCGCGTTCTCGGACGGGACGATCAGCCGACGGTAACCGGCCTCTCGCGCGCCGAATGCCACCGCTACGGCGCCGTGCACAGCGCGTAGCTCGCCACCCAGCGAGAGCTCGCCGCAGACGGCGCACGACTCGAGTCGCTCGGGCGGAAGCTGGCGGCTAGCCGCGAGCAGTGCGACGGCGAGAGCCAGGTCGAAACTCGGTCCGGCCTTCTTTACGTGCGCGGGCGCGAGATTCGCCGTGAGCCGCTGCAGTGGAAATTCGAGGCCAGAGTTGAGAACCGCGGCCCGCACGCGCTCCCGCGCCTCTCGTACCGCGGCGTCGGGAAGTCCAACGACTGTGAAGACGGGCAGCCCGGGACGGACGTCGACCTCGACGGTGACCTCCCGGCTGTCGACGCCCTCGAGGGCGAAGGTGGCGATGCTTGCGAGCACACGGCGAACCTACGTGGCCGCTCGTAACAGCGCTGTGAGTTGAGTAACAACTCTGCGACGTGATTGCGACGATCACGTTACGCAGTAGCGGCACCGCCCCACGTAACGGCTTTGTCACAGACTTGTCGCGAAATTGTCGCGCTCCCGCGTGGTCCCGTCACACACGCATCCGTACGGTCGGTGCATGCCAACTTCGCTCGACTCACGACGCGCCCTCGGAGAGCTCGGTGAGCAGATCGCACGCAAGCACCTGGCGCGCGCCGGCTACCAGATCCTCGCGACCAACTTCAGAACCCGCTATGGGGAGCTAGACGTGGTCGCGGCCGATTCTCGCTGTCTCGTCTTCTGCGAGGTCAAGACGAGAATCGCCGGGACGAGGCGGGGTCCGGCCGGTCCACTGGATGCGATCGGCCCGCGTAAGCGCGCCCAGGTACGGGCGATGGCGCGCGAATGGCTGGTCAGCCCCAGCGCCGCGGGTCGCCCGAGCCGGCCGGGGCTGCGTTTCGACGCGATCGGGATCCTGATGACGCGCAGCGGCCGTCTGGTCTCGCTCGACCATCTGGAGGACGCGTTTTGAAGCTAGCTGCCGAGCGCGAGCTGCTGATAGGCGATCGACGCGAACGAGAGCCTGTGGAGCGGCGAGACACCGTGCTCGGCAATCGCCGCGCGGTGCTCCGGGGTGGAATAGCCCACGTTCGTGTCGAAGTCCCAGCTCGGGTGACGCTCGGCGGCGCGGCGCATGTAGCGGTCGCGTGTGACCTTCGCGAGCACAGAGGCGGCTGCGATGGCCGCGCTCGTGGAGTCGCCGCCTACCACCGCGCGCTGTTCGTAGCCGAAGGGCGGAACCGCGAAGCCGTCAACGAGGCAGAGAGCGCCCTCGCAGGCAACCCCAAGAAGAGCGGCCCGCAACGCCTCGAGATTCGTGACGTGAAGGCCGCGTGAGTCGATGCCGCGCGGGCAACGAGACACGATGACGGCGCGGGCGGCGGCCCTGAAGACCAAGGGGTACAGCTCCTCACGTCCCTCCTCGGTGTGCTGTTTGGAGTCGTTGAGCTTCGACAGGGCGCGCCGATCGGCCAGCGTTAGCCGCTCGAGGTCGAACAGCACCGCGGCGGCGACGAGGGGCCCCGCCAGGGATCCCCGTCCCGCTTCGTCGGCGCCGGCGATGAACCGCCGCTCGAACGAGCGGTCGAAGGCGAATAGCCGGCGGCCGCTCATGGCGGACTTAGAGCGTGCCGATGCGGTGCGGCGGCCAGTACGTGAAGAAGGCCTTCCCGATGATCCATGCCTTGGGGACTGGTCCCCAGTCGCGGCTATCGTCGCTTTCCCCACGGTTGTCGCCCATCATAAAAAAGTGCCCCGGCGGAATCGTGATCTCGCGGGGTTGGTTGCAGATGGGACAGCTCGCGTCAGGGCGAATGTAGGGCTCGTTGAGCTCTTTCCCGTTGATGTAGGCGTGGCTGCGGATCACCTTCAGGCGATCGCCTGGAAGCCCGATGATCCGCTTGATGAAGTTCGTGTCGGACTTCTGAGGGGTCGGCTTCGGACACGGCTCGTCAGGAGGCTTGTTCGGATCACCGCACTGCACCTCCGAATCTGCCCCGGCGGGTGGCTTGAAAACCACTATGTCACCCCGGTGGAAGCTTGTGAAGTGCTTCGAGACGCGGTCGACGAGGACTCGCTGGCCGATGTCGAGAGTCGGCTCCATGGAGCCGCTGGGGATCCGGTAGGGCTTGACGATGAAGGCCTGGATGCCAAGCGCGAGACCGAGCGCGACGGCGATGATCGTGACGAACTCGATGATCGAGCCCGACGCGCTCTTCTTCTGCTTGCTCGTCGCCACCGGGCGGCTAGCGAGACGCCCAGGGCATCAAGACTCCTCGGCTGCGCTGTCCTCTGCCGTGGGCTCTTCGCCTGGTGCGTCCGCGGTGTCGTCGCCTGTTTCGGCAGTCGTCTCTGCCGGAGCCTCTTCCGCTGCAGGTTCCTCTGTCACTTCCGTGCTGTCGCCGTCTGCTGTGGGAGCTTCCGTCTGGGTCTCCGCGGCGACCTCCGTCCCAGCCGTGGCTTCGGCCTCTTCGGCCGTCCCCGCCTCCTCAGGCGTCAGCACGTCGGCATCCACCTGAGCACCCTGTTCATCGAATGCCTGCGGAATGACCTCCGGGGGCTCCGGGCCGGTGTACTGGCGCTCGCGAACTCTCGCTCGGCGGCCGACGCGGCCGCGCAGGTAGTAGAGCTTCGCCCGGCGAACGTCGCCGCGGCTCGCCACCTCGATCCGCTCGATCTTGGGCGAATGGAGTGGGAACGTACGCTCCACGCCGACCCCGAAGGACTGCTTGCGGACGGTGAACGTCTCGCGTGCGCCGGTCCCCTGACGCTTGAGGACCACGCCCTCGAACACCTGCGTGCGGCGGCGCGTCCCTTCGACGACCTGGAAGTGCACCTTCACGCGATCGCCCGCCTGGAACTGCGGGACGCGCCTCAGTTGGGTTCGCTCGAGGGTTTCGATCACGTTGCTCATGACAAAAGAAGTGCGCCAGAGCATGGGCGGCGCCCAGGCTTGACGCGTGTCGGTCAATGGTATCGAAGGCGGAGATACCTTCCGGTGTTTGCTGCTTCAGGCGGAGCCCATGCGCCGGCGGCTCTGTTCGAGGCGCCACTCACGGACCCTGCCGTGGTCGCCCGAGGTGAGCACTTCCGGCACGAGGTGCCCGTGCCAATCAGCCGGACGAGTGTAGTGCGGGTATTCGGGAGCGCCCTCGAGCGCAGCGCTGAACGATTCCTCGAGAGCGCTTTCCTCGTGACCGAGTGCGCCCGGAAGCTTCCGGACAACCGCATCGCAGACCACCATCGCGGCGAGTTCGCCGCCGGACAGCACGTACGGCCCTATCGACAGAACGTCGGACGCCAGGTGCTCATGCACCCGCTCGTCGAACCCCTCGTAGCGACCGCACAGGAGCGTGATCTCCGGCTCGCCCGCGAGATCGTTCGCGAATGTTTCGTCGAACTGACGGCCACCGGGTGCGAGGGCAATCACCCTTCTCCGCTCGCGCAGAGTCAGTGGATCGCCGCCATAGCGGTTCCGCAACGCGGCCTCGACCACGTCCACACGGATGACCATCCCCGCGCCACCGCCGTAGGGGGTGTCGTCGAC is a genomic window of Thermoleophilaceae bacterium containing:
- the dprA gene encoding DNA-processing protein DprA — its product is MSVCTDCLRHSHLIAHLAPRIAGLLDRPRQRPSGLLDLDEDSLIDRVASGRSANAARRFVETFDPDRALEELIQAEVFAICRHAAQFPQGLLRLSDPPRVLYCTGLPERLVELLAQPAATIVGTRRPSPYGIELARELGRGLAVAGVTVISGLALGVDGFAHRGALAGNGRPLAVLACGPDVAYPARHYKLHREVRDAGIVLSELPPGCRPFRWSFPARNRIMAALGAITVVVEAADPSGSLITADFAHDLGKIVGAVPGQVTSRLAAGNNRLLRDGAATIRGTEDILDEIFGVGNGPHGPRGKPASRVLALEPRLRAVLDGVEAGEGVGEIVARTGMTAPEVRSALGELEVEGLIVVGAIGWYQRAAQC
- the thiD gene encoding bifunctional hydroxymethylpyrimidine kinase/phosphomethylpyrimidine kinase → MTSDASRRVPCALSIAGSDSGGGAGIQADLKAFARCGVHGATAITAITVQNTVEVRGVYPLPPLAIVEQVAAVAEDIGVDVVKIGMLGNVETIEAVSQALDRTGGAPVVIDPVMVAESGARLLDEDAVQALRDTLLPRATVVTPNLPEARVLSGLGSDVFAEELAQAVHLLGPANVVVTGGHREQAVDVFFDGRELVEIPGERHHDGSAHGSGCTHSSALAAYIALGCTPLEAARRAKTIASEAVAHGLAGLGAGAGPVDVFNLAARSPGAG
- the ilvD gene encoding dihydroxy-acid dehydratase translates to MSADSRRHSRVILDGPERAAARAYLKGIGYDEDALNRPIIGVANTWTETMPCNFHLRRLAERVKEGVRAAGGTPMEFNTVAISDGITMGTAGMKTSLVSREVIADSIELVARGHMFDGVIAMSGCDKTIPGCVMALARLNIPGLMLYGGTIMPGQFRGRDVTIQDVFEAVGAHAAGDMSDADLNELEGVASPGAGACGGQYTANTMATAFEVLGISPMGSGMVPAEDGKKGQVAEDCGRLVVELVQKDLLPSSVITRQSLENAIACVAATGGSTNAVLHLLAIASEAGVELSIDDFDEISARTPLIADLKPGGRFVAVDLYRAGGMRLVVKRLLDAGLIHGDAPTVAGTTIAEEAEKVEEPDGQQVVRTLDDPLQPTGGLAILRGNLAPEGCVVKLAGHERRSHSGPARVFESEEEAFKAVAASHIKAGDVVVIRNEGPAGGPGMREMLHVTAALVGEGLGEQVALLTDGRFSGATHGLMAGHVAPEALHGGPIAAVRDGDIIEFDVAARELRVQLSDEEIAERVAAYEPPPSPYRSGVLAKYARQVKSASEGAITA
- a CDS encoding ribonuclease HII encodes the protein MSGRRLFAFDRSFERRFIAGADEAGRGSLAGPLVAAAVLFDLERLTLADRRALSKLNDSKQHTEEGREELYPLVFRAAARAVIVSRCPRGIDSRGLHVTNLEALRAALLGVACEGALCLVDGFAVPPFGYEQRAVVGGDSTSAAIAAASVLAKVTRDRYMRRAAERHPSWDFDTNVGYSTPEHRAAIAEHGVSPLHRLSFASIAYQQLALGS
- the trmD gene encoding tRNA (guanosine(37)-N1)-methyltransferase TrmD, giving the protein MKIDVFTLFPQWFDWFRDQRHVKNALALGHELETVDIRATTPLTAGQVDDTPYGGGAGMVIRVDVVEAALRNRYGGDPLTLRERRRVIALAPGGRQFDETFANDLAGEPEITLLCGRYEGFDERVHEHLASDVLSIGPYVLSGGELAAMVVCDAVVRKLPGALGHEESALEESFSAALEGAPEYPHYTRPADWHGHLVPEVLTSGDHGRVREWRLEQSRRRMGSA
- a CDS encoding YraN family protein, encoding MPTSLDSRRALGELGEQIARKHLARAGYQILATNFRTRYGELDVVAADSRCLVFCEVKTRIAGTRRGPAGPLDAIGPRKRAQVRAMAREWLVSPSAAGRPSRPGLRFDAIGILMTRSGRLVSLDHLEDAF
- a CDS encoding YifB family Mg chelatase-like AAA ATPase, whose protein sequence is MLASIATFALEGVDSREVTVEVDVRPGLPVFTVVGLPDAAVREARERVRAAVLNSGLEFPLQRLTANLAPAHVKKAGPSFDLALAVALLAASRQLPPERLESCAVCGELSLGGELRAVHGAVAVAFGAREAGYRRLIVPSENAAEAALVDGIEVLGAPSLRRLVDLVAGRWSPPAPAARTQQDRSREIRPDLDEVQGQADARRALEIAAAGGHNLLMIGPPGAGKTMLARRLPGILPPPSFDEALEITRVHSVAGISDGTLAQERPFRAPHHTISPSGLVGGGSTPRPGEITLAHRGVLFLDELAEFSRPSLEALRQPLEEGVVKVTRGQRSLVFPAATMLIGACNSCPCARPPVECTCRPRDRFRYHQRLSAPLIDRIDLVCQLDASPQLQAATGRPESSARVRQRVLAAREIQMARFTGAAIHSNAEMDARLTALHVRLPEDARRRLMQGNANSPLSARGHDRVLRLARTIADLDGRPMVNVNDVDEAIGYKLTFPLGAAA
- the lepB gene encoding signal peptidase I; translated protein: MATSKQKKSASGSIIEFVTIIAVALGLALGIQAFIVKPYRIPSGSMEPTLDIGQRVLVDRVSKHFTSFHRGDIVVFKPPAGADSEVQCGDPNKPPDEPCPKPTPQKSDTNFIKRIIGLPGDRLKVIRSHAYINGKELNEPYIRPDASCPICNQPREITIPPGHFFMMGDNRGESDDSRDWGPVPKAWIIGKAFFTYWPPHRIGTL